The Branchiostoma floridae strain S238N-H82 chromosome 6, Bfl_VNyyK, whole genome shotgun sequence genomic interval ACGTTTCGGAATTTCTTCTACATGTCTAAGTGTAATACTTAAAATTGGCATGTTATTCGTATTGACTGTGTACAGAGAATCTTAATTCCCAGTGATTTACCAACATCGTCACACTACAAGACGTTTCAAAACAACAGGCACTTCTTACTGCCTCGGTCAAGAATATTTTTGTCGCAAATGTTCTATCAGGACTTGAAACTAATGATACACCCTTTGTGACGTACTGGACAGTGTATGAAAGTTGTGAACTTCACTTGCGGctcaagaaacattttacattggaTGACACAAACTACCTCGTGATTCACGGAGAGATCACACGTGACCAAAATGTCTTCACACTTTCCAACTTATGACACCGGGCCAAACGATTTTGAATTATCAAAGCAAATGTCATGAATACGAAATTTCATTCACATTACAATGGCTTTCACATTCTCACACAGTCTATATGTCACGTGAACACAGTCGATATGTCACGTGAACACAGTCTATATGTCACGTGAGGACAGTCTATATGTCACGTGATCACAGTCGATATATCACGTGAATAACCACCTGCATAAGTTTTGACAAGTCACACGTAGTTACCAGCCCATCATGGCTGGCCGATATATGCAGTGGCAGACATGCCCTACAGCGATATGGCATTAATTAAGCGTTGCCTCTTTATTGAATCTGTTGGATCGAAGTTTGGGGCTGAATGTTTCATGTCTATACAGTGTTCATGATAAATGCGTCGTTTGTTTGCCGACTTGTATATGGTCAATTTCACGTGGAAGGCAAAGATGTTTTGGCCGACATAAAGAGAGTTTTCTTAGTGACAAATGTTTTATACTGTTGTCGGGGTTGCCATTCACTCATTTACTCCGTTGAGCTCGCTCGAATCCATTCCCTGACTCTGGTTTTCTACTTCTTCTTGTCCTCCATGACTTAAGGCAGTGTGTTTTTACCTAGGTCGGTGTCTCTTATAAGTTTAAGCTCTTTTTTGACCGTCCACGGCTTCTCTTCTCATTAGTCGGTCGTCACAATGTCAGTTATGTATGATCTGGTCCTTGCCTCTCCAGAAGCGCCCAATGTATGGTAGTCATGTGTGAGTGTCATGAGTGTCCCGGTGTACGTCATCGAATGGGGCTGTCCATTTACTTGATGAGTAATGGTCTTACAGTTGGCACAATGGCGATGTTGAAGCCATCTACATACATTTAGCTGGCATGGCGATATTGGAGCCTTCTTACATAGTTGGCATTGTGACGGAGGCCGGTGACTGGAGCTGTCTCCTGATGTCCCTGTTGAAGTAGCCGTAGACGATCGGGTTCACCAGGCAGTTGCAGTAGCCTAGCCAGTGGGCAACAGGCACGACATACACCAACAAGACGCGCATGATGTACTCCGGTATGTGCCCGAACACCTGCAGGAACTGCAGGACCCAGAGCGGCAGCCACGACAGGGCGAACAGCACCACGATCATGATCAGCATCTTGGTGACCTGGGCTCGCTTGCGCGCCCGGTCAGAGTACCTCTGGGAACTGCGGGAAACCTGTTGGCGGCCCCACAACTTCCGCGACACCTCCCCGTACATCACGGCCATGCTCATGACAGGTAGGAAATAGACGAAGACGAACAGGGTGGTGGTGAAGGCCTGGTTGTACTCTATGGTGGGCCACTCCTCTTTGCAGATGTACACCTTGTATCCCTCGTATTGCAGGTATTCCCCGTTCAAGACGAACGCCATGGGGAGCATGATGAAGAGAGACACCAGCCAGGAAATCACGATGAGCTGGTACGCACGTCGTCGGGTCATCTTTGGCTTCTGTGGGTGCACGATAGCTCTGTATCTGGGGATGAAATAAAGATGATTTCCAAGTTACGTTGTATCCTACAACGTAATACATTGCCAGAGAGACTACAGAAAAGACAAAATCTAGTTATGTTAAAGAATTGTCATAatcatgtttgtttgcaagttgttcttaaatgaaatacaaaatgtagtacaaaataagataagataaaacacagcaaaacaaaaatatcattttacttCAATCCTTAATGATGCAGAAGAGATAAAGTGGAAAATTTGCCATTGCATATGAACGCTTCAAAACGTCTTATCCGTACtactacaaactttaaggttactGCTGCCTCAACCACATACAACTTTAGACCTATTTGTTTTTGTCgtcagtttatttgtttatcaaatCCATCCCTCAAGTGGAAGGGGAAAAGGAACAGGTTCATCTTAAAGTGCCTAGTGAAAGGTTAGCGAGTTTCCTTGTAGCAGTTTATATCCATACTGGGAGGGTTTGCTAGCCCTTCGCCTTCGCCTCTTCCTTTATTACATAGACATACACATTAGGTAAAACACTCTTAAACGAACCTGTAGAAGGCGACGGCGCTCAGTCCTAGTACGGACGCCGCGACGGAGACT includes:
- the LOC118418642 gene encoding neuropeptide FF receptor 1-like translates to MDTVMDYFWNISTTPDPENLSDDVVNHTWATSEDVTSRLKHDIPITGLFIVSYGLVFLFSLGGNVGLCIVVLKYPRLRTVTNYFLLNLAVGDIMVTVCCMPFTLVDNILVGYAFSEAICRLSRMIEGVSVAASVLGLSAVAFYRYRAIVHPQKPKMTRRRAYQLIVISWLVSLFIMLPMAFVLNGEYLQYEGYKVYICKEEWPTIEYNQAFTTTLFVFVYFLPVMSMAVMYGEVSRKLWGRQQVSRSSQRYSDRARKRAQVTKMLIMIVVLFALSWLPLWVLQFLQVFGHIPEYIMRVLLVYVVPVAHWLGYCNCLVNPIVYGYFNRDIRRQLQSPASVTMPTM